A single window of Halobacillus naozhouensis DNA harbors:
- a CDS encoding LysR family transcriptional regulator, whose product MNIKQIHYFQTVADEQQITKAAKKLHMAQPPLSQQIKLMEQELDLKLFDRQGRKLELTKAGEILYEKGSRLLNDFKETLAEVKETGEGIRGAMNIGSNKTCFSFLSSTLNQFKVQHPQVSYQLREGDTYFLEKCIINREIELAVVRLPLQFEEFDMLPLPSESYILVTPDSWNMNSNDSQQIAFEELRGIPLMLLHRISGAGQYELVVDECRKHGVEPKVVCECPDAAMLLSLAAQGMGATIVPESTLTSFSYPNIKSYKLSDSTIKAESVVIWHKDRYLTKGSQRLIQYFKDQYCEAQLV is encoded by the coding sequence ATGAATATTAAACAAATTCATTATTTCCAAACTGTAGCTGATGAACAACAGATTACGAAAGCCGCCAAAAAGTTACATATGGCTCAACCTCCATTAAGTCAACAAATTAAATTAATGGAACAAGAGCTAGACCTAAAATTATTCGATCGCCAAGGGCGTAAACTTGAATTAACGAAAGCAGGGGAGATTCTCTACGAAAAAGGGTCACGCCTCCTAAATGATTTCAAGGAAACGCTAGCGGAAGTAAAGGAGACAGGTGAAGGGATCCGTGGGGCCATGAATATTGGGTCAAATAAAACATGTTTCTCTTTCCTGAGTTCTACTTTAAATCAATTTAAGGTTCAACACCCACAAGTATCCTATCAGCTTCGTGAAGGAGATACCTATTTTCTCGAAAAATGTATAATAAATCGGGAAATCGAATTAGCTGTAGTTCGTCTTCCTTTGCAATTTGAAGAATTTGATATGCTACCACTTCCTTCCGAATCTTATATTCTCGTTACACCTGATTCATGGAACATGAACTCTAACGATAGTCAACAGATAGCATTTGAAGAGTTAAGGGGTATCCCCCTAATGTTACTGCACCGAATTAGCGGAGCGGGGCAATATGAGTTAGTTGTCGATGAGTGTCGAAAGCACGGGGTGGAACCAAAGGTTGTTTGTGAGTGCCCTGATGCTGCTATGCTCCTTTCTCTCGCTGCACAAGGAATGGGAGCCACAATAGTTCCAGAATCAACACTTACTTCTTTTTCTTATCCTAATATAAAAAGTTATAAGCTTTCCGATTCGACTATTAAAGCTGAATCTGTAGTAATTTGGCATAAAGATCGATATTTAACGAAAGGTTCTCAGCGATTAATACAATATTTCAAAGATCAATATTGTGAAGCTCAATTAGTGTAA
- the hpaB gene encoding 4-hydroxyphenylacetate 3-monooxygenase, oxygenase component: MPAKTGAEYIERLKNAKNNIYIHGERVEDPTTHPAFKNVIQSMAKLYDTQYEKQEKMLYTSPQTGDKVGMTFYRPETIDDLIKRREAIQEWARISGGMMGRSPDYLNAEVMAMGVATDLFAEDDPMFAENAKNYYDYARENDVSLTHTLIHPQVNRQKAQHEQKDANVALHLVEKKSDGIIVDGARLLATQGGITDEILVFPSTVKQSGEHDDPYSLAFVVPNNTPGLKYFSRESFDYGKDEWDHPLSSRFEEGDAIVYFDNVFVPWEKVFVCGNSSICNRTFLETNAVVHMSHQVVAKNIVKTEFVLGVILSVMDAIGIDKFQHVQDKGTEVMLILETMKSHLYKAEHNAKLDKWGTMTPDFEALNAARNWFPRVYPRITEILRILGASGLMGIPTEEDFHHEDIGPLLDRALQSKNLQGYDRVKLFRLAWDVTMSAFGSRQTHYEYYFFGDPIKMGMTYFEQFNKEPYKEYVQDFLKNVKSSKPDFTKV; encoded by the coding sequence ATGCCTGCAAAAACAGGAGCGGAATATATTGAAAGACTAAAGAATGCTAAAAACAATATTTATATTCACGGAGAAAGAGTTGAAGATCCAACGACTCATCCTGCATTTAAAAATGTTATCCAATCGATGGCAAAACTATATGATACGCAATACGAAAAACAAGAAAAAATGCTTTATACCTCCCCACAAACAGGGGATAAAGTTGGAATGACTTTCTATCGTCCGGAAACCATTGATGACTTAATAAAGAGAAGAGAAGCCATCCAAGAATGGGCACGCATTTCTGGAGGAATGATGGGACGTTCCCCGGACTATTTAAACGCTGAAGTTATGGCTATGGGAGTAGCTACGGACCTATTTGCTGAAGATGACCCAATGTTTGCAGAAAATGCTAAAAATTATTATGACTATGCTAGAGAAAATGATGTAAGTCTGACACATACACTTATTCATCCACAAGTTAACCGTCAAAAAGCTCAACATGAGCAAAAGGATGCTAATGTGGCTTTACACTTGGTTGAGAAAAAGTCTGATGGAATCATAGTGGACGGTGCTCGTCTACTTGCCACGCAGGGTGGTATTACTGACGAAATCCTCGTATTCCCATCGACTGTTAAACAATCTGGGGAGCATGATGATCCATATTCCTTAGCTTTCGTCGTTCCAAATAATACGCCTGGGCTTAAGTACTTTAGTAGAGAATCCTTTGATTATGGTAAAGATGAATGGGATCATCCTTTAAGCAGTCGTTTTGAAGAAGGGGACGCCATTGTTTATTTTGATAACGTGTTCGTTCCATGGGAGAAAGTTTTTGTTTGCGGAAACTCTTCCATTTGTAACCGTACATTCCTAGAAACAAACGCTGTGGTACACATGTCCCACCAAGTGGTTGCCAAAAATATTGTGAAAACAGAATTCGTCCTTGGCGTTATTCTAAGTGTTATGGACGCCATTGGCATCGATAAGTTTCAGCATGTACAGGATAAAGGAACAGAAGTCATGCTTATCTTAGAAACTATGAAATCTCATTTATATAAAGCGGAGCACAATGCAAAATTAGATAAATGGGGAACGATGACGCCAGACTTTGAAGCATTGAATGCAGCTAGAAACTGGTTCCCAAGAGTATATCCTCGTATTACGGAAATCCTTCGTATTCTTGGAGCTTCAGGACTTATGGGAATTCCTACAGAAGAAGACTTCCACCATGAAGATATCGGTCCATTGTTAGATCGTGCCTTACAATCGAAAAATCTACAAGGATACGACAGAGTTAAATTATTCCGCTTAGCTTGGGATGTGACTATGAGCGCATTTGGCAGCCGACAAACACATTATGAATATTATTTCTTTGGCGATCCGATTAAGATGGGCATGACGTACTTTGAGCAGTTTAATAAAGAGCCATATAAAGAATATGTTCAAGACTTTTTAAAAAATGTTAAATCATCAAAACCGGATTTTACTAAAGTGTGA
- the hpaD gene encoding 3,4-dihydroxyphenylacetate 2,3-dioxygenase yields the protein MSFDIIRSGRAILHVTDLEASKKFYDALGFIETESDEKQVFLRGLEEHNHHSLLLKEKETPALEVISYKVRSENDLDKLASKLQNDGNEVKWLEEGEQKAVGRAFRYQDISGLPVEYYAQMETVERKLQQYDLYKGAKVQRIDHFNCNVPDVEQAYNYYIDELGFACSEYTAGEEDKIWAAWLHRKPSVHDVAYMNGVGPRLHHVGFWLKDPMSLIDGCDVLASMGYGPNIERGPGRHGLSNAFFLYLRDPDGHRIELYNGDYLTSDPDFKPIRWELDDPMRQTFWGHEAPDSWFNEATEVLNVHSNEKVKLKEPKLKKRKPTFVI from the coding sequence ATGAGTTTTGATATTATTCGTTCAGGAAGAGCGATTTTACATGTAACCGATTTGGAAGCATCCAAAAAGTTTTATGATGCTCTTGGGTTTATCGAAACCGAATCTGATGAAAAACAAGTTTTTCTAAGAGGGTTAGAAGAACATAATCACCACAGTTTATTACTAAAAGAAAAAGAAACTCCTGCACTAGAGGTAATTAGTTATAAGGTAAGGTCTGAAAATGATTTAGATAAGTTAGCTTCTAAACTTCAGAATGATGGAAATGAAGTGAAGTGGCTTGAAGAAGGTGAACAGAAAGCTGTAGGAAGAGCGTTTCGTTATCAAGATATTTCAGGATTGCCAGTTGAATACTATGCCCAAATGGAAACAGTGGAGCGTAAGCTGCAGCAATATGACCTTTATAAGGGAGCGAAAGTACAAAGGATCGACCATTTTAATTGTAATGTTCCCGATGTAGAGCAAGCGTATAATTACTATATTGACGAGTTAGGGTTTGCATGTTCAGAATATACCGCGGGTGAAGAAGATAAAATTTGGGCTGCGTGGCTTCACCGTAAACCTAGTGTCCATGATGTAGCTTATATGAATGGGGTGGGCCCAAGGTTACACCATGTAGGTTTTTGGTTGAAAGATCCGATGAGTTTAATTGACGGGTGTGATGTTCTAGCATCCATGGGGTATGGTCCGAATATCGAAAGAGGTCCAGGACGTCATGGGTTATCCAATGCATTCTTTCTCTACCTACGCGACCCAGACGGACATAGAATTGAGTTATATAATGGAGATTATTTGACAAGTGATCCAGATTTCAAACCAATTCGCTGGGAATTAGATGATCCGATGAGGCAAACGTTCTGGGGTCATGAAGCTCCTGATAGCTGGTTTAATGAAGCTACAGAAGTTCTTAATGTTCATTCAAATGAAAAGGTAAAACTCAAAGAACCTAAACTTAAAAAGCGTAAACCAACATTTGTGATCTAA
- the hpaE gene encoding 5-carboxymethyl-2-hydroxymuconate semialdehyde dehydrogenase, with protein MGNVNLVDGSKSGQEVISEIKDVKLYIDGAFVDAESNEQFDNINPFTNEKINQVASGDRNDIDKAVKAARKAFKGEWGSLPLKERLSYVYKIADLIDEHIEEIAPLESFDTGLPISQTKKMVARAAQNFRFYAEMVSSRLVGDAYQVDDQFLNYTIHKPVGIAGLITPWNAPFMLETWKIAPALATGNTVVLKPAEWSPLTANRLAEIIDKAGLPDGVFNVVHGYGETAGASLVANEDVELISFTGETTTGSEIMKNGADSLKQFSMELGGKSPIIVFEDADMERAIDACTWGIFSFNGERCTANSRLYVHENVAEDFVAALKERVQNIVVGDPMKEETQVGPLIHTKHYENVKKYLDIAEQEGCQVVSGTVPEEFSRGNFIAPTLLLNAENSMQVIQEEIFGPVIAVMTFKDEEEVIEKANDVRYGLAGYVWTKDLQRGHRVAQAVDSGMLWINAQNVRDLRTPFGGSKHSGIGREGGHYAFEFYTEVQIIHVALGEHHIPQFGKK; from the coding sequence ATGGGTAATGTAAATTTAGTTGATGGTAGTAAGTCCGGTCAAGAAGTTATATCTGAAATTAAAGATGTAAAATTGTATATTGACGGAGCGTTTGTTGATGCTGAATCAAATGAACAGTTTGACAACATCAATCCTTTTACAAATGAAAAGATTAATCAAGTAGCCTCTGGTGATCGCAATGATATTGATAAAGCTGTAAAAGCAGCAAGGAAGGCCTTTAAAGGAGAATGGGGAAGCCTACCTTTGAAGGAGCGTCTAAGCTATGTCTATAAGATTGCGGATTTGATTGATGAACATATTGAGGAAATAGCCCCGTTAGAATCCTTTGACACGGGCCTTCCGATCAGTCAAACGAAAAAAATGGTAGCACGCGCAGCTCAAAACTTTAGATTCTATGCTGAAATGGTGTCGAGCCGACTTGTGGGAGATGCCTATCAAGTCGATGATCAGTTTTTAAACTATACAATTCATAAACCAGTTGGCATTGCCGGATTAATTACACCGTGGAATGCACCATTCATGCTGGAAACATGGAAGATTGCCCCAGCTTTAGCAACAGGGAATACAGTGGTGTTGAAACCGGCAGAATGGTCGCCGTTGACTGCTAACCGTTTAGCCGAAATTATCGATAAAGCAGGCCTTCCAGATGGGGTGTTCAATGTTGTCCATGGGTATGGAGAAACGGCAGGAGCTTCACTGGTGGCCAATGAAGATGTTGAGTTGATTTCCTTCACAGGGGAAACAACAACAGGGTCGGAAATCATGAAAAATGGCGCCGATTCGTTAAAACAGTTCTCCATGGAGCTTGGCGGCAAGTCGCCAATCATCGTCTTTGAAGATGCCGATATGGAACGGGCTATCGATGCTTGTACTTGGGGAATCTTCTCCTTCAACGGGGAACGTTGTACAGCTAACTCAAGACTGTATGTCCATGAAAATGTGGCAGAGGATTTCGTTGCTGCTCTTAAAGAACGAGTGCAAAACATTGTTGTCGGGGACCCGATGAAAGAGGAAACTCAAGTCGGACCATTGATCCATACCAAGCATTATGAAAATGTGAAAAAGTATCTGGACATAGCGGAACAGGAAGGGTGTCAGGTGGTAAGCGGAACGGTCCCTGAGGAGTTTAGCCGTGGGAACTTTATTGCTCCTACATTGCTATTAAATGCCGAAAACTCTATGCAAGTCATACAAGAGGAAATATTTGGTCCGGTTATTGCCGTCATGACATTTAAGGATGAAGAGGAGGTTATCGAGAAAGCGAATGACGTCCGCTACGGTCTAGCCGGTTATGTATGGACAAAAGATCTTCAGCGCGGGCACCGAGTGGCTCAAGCCGTTGACTCAGGTATGCTATGGATCAACGCACAAAATGTGCGGGACTTACGCACACCATTTGGCGGATCCAAACATAGCGGGATCGGTCGTGAGGGCGGTCATTATGCATTTGAATTTTACACAGAAGTCCAAATTATCCATGTAGCGTTGGGAGAACACCATATCCCTCAGTTTGGTAAAAAATAA
- a CDS encoding sodium:solute symporter family protein, with amino-acid sequence MNLTILIPLVLGYIGIMSGLAYYGYKKTVTQEDYLVGGRDTNSVVMALSYGATFISTSSMVGFGGVASVYGMGLLWLAFLNIVLGIFVAFAVFGKRIRRMSLHLNASTFPTFLGKYYKSRFITVFSGTMIFIFMPAYTSIVLIGGGRFLQESLSINFNIALFLLAVIVSLYVISGGIKAVMYTDAFGAVIMLVGMAIFLVVTYQAVGGLLDGHKALSALKSMVPEELAAEGHAGWMSMPEFGSPMWWTLVSTMILGVGIGVLAQPQLAMRSMTVENDKALNRSVIVGGVFIFFMAGAAYMIGPLSNVYFMETTGQLAITVAEGNTDLVIPRLITSLMPEWFVYLFTLTLLSATISTVSSLIHVQSSAFGEDILKTLGVKTVLWNKISPARLGVIIGVILAVILGYTLPGGIIAQATAFWFGICAAGFLPALTGALFWKGASKEGAVASIITGFTASVFGFLFLKVSQSSAFGLSQALFGKDYLLPYPWTHVDPLIYSLPLSTIVFIGVSIITRSKKQNKNSEWERENVDAIQ; translated from the coding sequence GTGAACTTAACCATCTTGATCCCCTTGGTCTTAGGTTATATAGGCATTATGTCAGGACTGGCTTATTATGGGTATAAAAAAACGGTTACCCAAGAGGATTATTTAGTAGGAGGACGAGATACGAATTCAGTTGTCATGGCACTTTCCTATGGCGCTACGTTTATAAGTACGTCATCAATGGTAGGATTTGGAGGCGTAGCATCCGTGTATGGTATGGGGTTATTGTGGTTGGCATTCTTGAATATCGTCTTAGGCATATTTGTGGCTTTTGCTGTATTTGGTAAGAGGATAAGGAGAATGTCCCTTCATCTAAACGCTTCAACTTTTCCTACATTTCTTGGGAAGTATTATAAATCCAGATTCATTACTGTTTTCTCAGGTACTATGATTTTTATTTTCATGCCTGCTTATACAAGTATTGTTTTAATTGGAGGAGGGAGATTTCTTCAAGAGTCCCTCTCCATAAATTTTAATATAGCATTATTTTTATTAGCTGTGATTGTAAGTCTGTATGTCATTTCAGGAGGAATTAAAGCTGTGATGTATACAGATGCTTTTGGAGCCGTGATCATGTTGGTAGGGATGGCCATATTTTTAGTAGTTACCTATCAAGCCGTAGGTGGGCTATTAGACGGGCATAAAGCCTTAAGTGCTTTAAAAAGTATGGTTCCGGAAGAGTTGGCTGCAGAGGGACATGCGGGTTGGATGAGTATGCCAGAATTCGGGTCCCCAATGTGGTGGACTTTAGTAAGTACTATGATCTTGGGGGTAGGAATTGGCGTCTTAGCCCAACCCCAATTAGCTATGCGATCCATGACTGTCGAAAATGATAAAGCGTTAAATCGATCGGTTATAGTTGGCGGAGTTTTTATTTTCTTTATGGCCGGTGCCGCCTATATGATTGGGCCATTAAGTAATGTGTATTTTATGGAGACGACCGGTCAATTAGCTATTACAGTAGCTGAAGGGAATACAGACTTAGTTATTCCTAGGTTAATAACCTCTTTAATGCCAGAGTGGTTCGTCTATTTATTTACACTAACTCTTTTATCAGCAACCATATCAACGGTAAGCTCGTTAATCCATGTTCAATCCTCTGCGTTTGGTGAGGATATACTTAAAACGTTAGGTGTCAAAACAGTGCTTTGGAATAAAATAAGTCCAGCTCGATTGGGAGTCATTATTGGGGTTATCTTAGCTGTCATATTAGGTTATACCTTACCAGGTGGTATCATCGCTCAAGCCACAGCCTTTTGGTTTGGCATATGTGCCGCTGGCTTTCTACCAGCATTGACGGGGGCGTTGTTTTGGAAGGGTGCTTCTAAAGAAGGGGCCGTAGCCAGTATTATCACCGGTTTTACAGCAAGCGTATTTGGATTCCTGTTTTTGAAAGTTTCCCAATCTTCTGCTTTTGGACTCTCTCAGGCCCTTTTTGGGAAAGACTATTTATTACCGTATCCATGGACACATGTTGATCCTTTAATCTATTCCCTCCCTTTATCAACTATAGTGTTTATAGGGGTGAGTATAATAACTAGATCTAAAAAACAAAACAAAAATAGCGAATGGGAACGTGAAAATGTTGATGCTATTCAATAA